Genomic DNA from Cetobacterium somerae ATCC BAA-474:
ATAACTTTTTTATCCAAAGATTATGAAAAAATTGGTGGAACTTATATAAATAAAATAGATACTAGATTTGAGAGAAGTAAAAGAGAAGCTAACATTGGAGAAACTTTAATATTAAGAGATATTCCAAAAGAAACAAAGTATATATATAGAAATTACTCTAAAGAAATTAGTGATTTAATTGAATCAAAAATGAAAACAACAGATAAAAAACATGTTATAGATATAGAATTCAAAGGTAAAATTGGAGAGAGAGCTAAAGTAATAGTTTCAACATTAAATAATAGATTTGAACTAATAAAAGTATCATTAGAAAGCGAAGAGACAATAGAAAAAGCTAAAAATAAAGGTACATCACAGGATGTTATAAGTGAGAAGTTATTAGAGATAGGTGATACAACATTTGTTGGATTTATAAAAAATATTGAAATAGATGAGAATATATTTTTACCAATTTCTACGTTAAAACAATTAAAAAGAGATGCGGTAAAACTTCTTCTAGAAAAGTTAATATTAAGTTATAGGAAAGAAAGCTGTAATGAGTTAGTAAAATTATCTAAAAAAGAGGTTAGTGAAAAAAGTAGTATATTATCAGCAATAGTTTCAACAGATGAACAAAAAAATATTTTAATTTCTTACGGAATAGATAAGATATATTTTAAAGGGTATGATGTAGCAAGAGAAGAAAATTTAGAAAAAATAGATTTATCAAATAAAATGGCAAGTAATTTATACCAAGCTTTAGAAAATAAAAATACACAAATAACACTGGGATGGAATTTAAATATATCAAATCGTTATGCCTTTGACCACTTCTCTAATATAGAGAAAATAGACACAATTATAGTTTCTCCTGAAATTAGTTATAGAAGATTAGAAGAGATGGGAGAAACAAAAATAAAAAAAGCTATATTAGCATATGGAAGACCAAGAGCTATGTATACAGAGTTATCTTTAGGAGATGAAGAAGTAAAGGTTATAGAAAATGAGCAAGGAGATAAGTTTACAATAATAAAAAATAGTATAGGAAATAGTGAGATTTATTTAGAAAAGCCATTAAATATACTTAAAGATAGAAAATATTTAGAAAAAATTGGAATCTCTGAACTAGTTTTAGAGTTTACAACTGAAACACCTGAGGAGATAAAAGATATTCTAGATGGAAAGGGAATGTATAAACCTTATAACTATGAAAAAGGAGTGTTTTAATGAATAGAAAAGTAGTTAAAAATTTAGCAACAGTATTTGGTTTAGGAGAGATGCCAGTAGCTCCAGGAACTTTTGGAACTCTAGGAGGAATTCCAATATATGTAGGATTGGTACTTTTAAAAAAAATATTTCCAAATAATATGATTTATAACTCGTTTTACTTTATGTTTTTAATGACATTCTTTGCAATTTCTGTTTATATTTGCGATATAGCAGAAAGAGAAATTTTTAAAGAGAAAGATCCCCAAAAAGTTGTAATAGATGAGGTATTAGGATTTTTGACGACACTTTTTTTAATAAATCCAGTTGGTATATTTCAAACTATTATGGCTATAATAATAGGATTTGTAATCTTTAGATTTTTTGATATAACTAAAATAGGTCCTATTTATAAATCGCAATTTTTTGGAAATGGAGTTGGAGTTGTTTTAGATGACTTTTTAGCTGGAGTTATTGGGAATTTTTTAATGGTTTGTATATGGACAATATTTTTCTAAGAGGTAGATAAAATGAGATGTACTTTAATATTAGTTGGAACAGAACTTTTAAATGGAGCAACTTTAGATACAAATAGTGTATTTATGGCTGAAGAATTAAATAAAGTTGGAATAAAAATTGATTTTAAATTAACGGTAGGAGATTCATTAGAAAAAATAGAAAAGGCTTTAGTATTTGCTAAACAAACAAGTGATTTAGTGATATTATCTGGAGGATTAGGTGCAACAGATGATGATTTAACTAAAGAGGCAATAAGAAAATTTTTAAATAAAAAATTTATAATAGATGATGGAGAATTGGAAGAGTTAAAAGAAAAATTTAAAAAATTAAATATCCAGTTTTTAGATAAAAATCATAAAGAGGTTGAAAAGCCAGAAGGAGCAATTTCAATAAAAAATGATGTAGGGATGGCACCAGCATTTTACATTGATGGAATTGCAGCATTCCCAGGAGTACCTAGAGAATTATATAATATGTTTCCAAAATTTTTAAAATTTTATACAGAAAAATTTTGTGTTGATTTAGATCCAATTTATATTAAAGATATAATAGTTTCTGGAATTCCAGAATCAATACTGGAAGAGAAGATTAAAGAGTATTTCATAGATCCTAATATAGAGTATGAGTTTTTAGTTAAGGATTATGGTATAATAGTTAGGATGCAAACATCAAATAGACATAAAATCACAGTGGAAAAAATCAAGGAAAAGATATATAATAGTATAGGAAAATATATATTAGGCGAAGATAAAGAAAAAATTGAAGATAAAATTTTTAATATTTTAAAAAAGAAAAATTATTCACTTTCTGTAGCAGAATCTTGTACAGGAGGAATGTTATCTTCAACGTTTGTTACAATACCAGGAATATCAGAATATTTTCAAGAGGGAATAATAACATATAGTAACGAATCAAAGGTAAGTCGATTAAAAGTAGACAAAAATTTAATAGAAAAATATGGAGCTGTTAGTAAAGAAGTAGCAGAAAAAATGGTGAATGGATTAACAACCGATGTAGGAATTTCTACAACAGGAGTTGCAGGTCCTGGTGGTGGAACTCAGGAAAAACCTGTAGGATTAGTTTATATTGGAGTTAAAGTTAAAGAAAAGATAGTAAGCTTTAAATTCAATTTCACAGGGGATAGGGAAAAGATAAGAAAAAAAGCAGTTCTCCATAGTCTATTTGAACTATATAAAATCTTAGAGGAGGATGAATAAAAAGTGAGTATAGGAGAGAGAATAAAAAAAAGTAGAAATGAAAAATCATTATCATTAAGAGAGTTAGCAACAATGGTTGATTTATCAGCTAGTTTTTTATCACAAATAGAGCAAGGAAAAGCATCTCCTTCAATTGAGAACTTAAAAAAAATAGCAAATTCATTAGATGTAAGAGTTAGTTATCTGATTGAGGATGAAGAAGTAAAGAAAAATTCAGATTTAATTAGAGCAAAAGAAAGAAAATATGTAGAAAGTGTTGATTCAAATACAACAATTTCTTTATTAACATCATCAAATATAGAGAAAAGTATGGAGCCAATTTTATATGAGATTGGTCCTGGTGGTGAAAGTGGAAGAAGTTACTATACTCACCATGGAGAAGAGTTTATATTTATTCTTGAAGGAAGTTTAGATATATATATAGAAGAAACAGTTCATAGTTTACATGAAGGAGATAGTTTCTATTTTAAATCTAGTCAAAAACATAGATTTAAAAATAATTCAGATAAAAGAGCTAGAGCTCTTTGGGTGGTAAATCCACCAACATTCTAAAAATGGAGGAAAATAATGAATATAGAAGTAAAGGTATTAAACTCTACTAGGCTAACAAAGTTATTAATAGCTGCAAGTAGATGGTTATCAAAATATTCAGATGTTTTAAACGATTTAAATGTATATCCAGTACCAGATGGAGATACAGGAACAAACATGTCTATGACATTACAAGCAGTTGAAAATGAATTAATAAAGTTAAATCATGAGCCAGATATGGAAGAATTAGCTGATATAGTTTCAGAAGCAATTCTTTTAGGAGCAAGAGGAAATTCTGGAACAATTTTATCTCAAATTATTCAAGGATTTTTAGAAGGAGTTAGAACTAAAGAGGAAGTTACAGTAGATGATGTAAAGATAGCTTTTAGATTAGCTAAAGAGAAGGCATATAAAGCTGTAAGTGAACCTGTAGAAGGAACAATGCTAACTGTTATAAGAAGAGTAGCTGAAGAAGCTGAGATCTATAATGGTCCATCAGATGACTTTATTCCATTTTTAGTTTACTTAAAAGAGGCAGCAAAAGAAGCTGTAGAAGAGACACCAAATCAATTACCAAAATTAAAAGAGGCTGGTGTAGTAGATGCTGGAGGACAGGGAATATTCTATATTTTAGAAGGTTTTGAAAAGTCAATTACAGATCCAGAAATGCTTCATGACTTAGAGAGAATAGTTCAATCTCAAGCTAAGAGAAAAGATATAATGGAACACTCTGGAAATCATGTATTTGAAGATATAAAATTTAAATATTGTACAGAATTTGTAATTGAGTCTGGAGATTTTGATTTAGATGACTATAAATCTAAAATAGTAAATTTTGGAGATTCTATGGTATGTGCTCAAACGTCAAAGAAAACAAAGACTCATATACATACAAATAATCCAGGAGCAGTTTTAGAGATAGCTGGTAAATTAGGTAATTTATCAAATATAAAAATCGACAATATGGAGATTCAACATAAAAATATGCTTTTAGCAGATGCTGAACAGTATAAACTTGATAAAAAAGGTAAAGTTCTAGTTCAAAATGAAAATAGTAAACCTATAGCATATTTTGCTATTGTTGATAATATGGAATTAGGTAATTTATTCTTAGATAATGGAGCTACAGCTGTATTAATAGGAGGGCAAACACAAAATCCTAGTGTTGCTGATATAGAAGAAGGAATTAATAAAATAAAAGCTGATAAGATAGTTATTTTACCAAATAATAAAAATATCATATCATCTGCTAAAATGGCAGCAGAAAGATCTTCTAAAGAGGTTACTGTTTTAGAAACTAAAACAATGTTAGAAGGAGAGTACGTTGTAAAAAATAAAGATTTTGGAATGGACGAAATCTTAAAGCAACTTCCATTTAATACTTCTATTGAGATAACACAAGCAGTTAGAGACACAAAAGTTGATGATTTATTGATATCTCAAGGAGATTATATAGCATTAATTAATGGAAAAATAAAATTAAGAGCAGCTACATTAGAGGAAATTATAGAAAATACATATAAAGAATGTGTAAATAGTGAAACATTAAATATATTTGCATGTATTGGAAAAGGTTCTACTGAGGAAGCAAATAAAATTCTTAAAGGAATAAAATCTACAGTTAAGTATTCAGATTTAGTAATAGGACAGGAAAATTATCCATACTATATATATATAACAAATAGAAACCCTGAATTGCCTGAAATTGCCATTGTAACAGATTCTACGTCAGATTTAACACCAGATATGATAAAAGGCTTAGATGTGGACATAATCCCGTTAAAAATAAAGTTAGCAGGAGATACATATTATAGAGATGGTGTAGATATTTCTAAAGGAGAGTTTTGGAAACAATTATTAAAAGAAAATATAGTTCCAAAAACATCTCAACCATCACCAGCTGAATTTAAAGAACTTTATGAAAAGTTACTTGAAAAAGGTTATAAAAAAATAATTTCAATTCATATTTCAAGTAAATTAAGCGGAACTCAACAAGCTGCTAGAGTAGCAAGAGGAATGCTAAATAAAGAGGATGATATTGCTATAGTAGATTCTAAAGTAGTAACATTTGCTTTAGCACATATAGTTTTAGAAGCAGCAAAAATGGTAAAAGAAGGAAAGTCATTCGATGAGATAATAGAATGGATTGACGAAACAAAAAGTAAAATGAAAGTTTATTTTGTTGTAAAAGA
This window encodes:
- a CDS encoding peptidase U32 family protein encodes the protein MKIVAPAGSIERFHAAIKAGADEIYMGLKGFGARRNAVNLTLEEYKEALDYAHARGVKVFLTLNTIMMDVEIEAIAINLRELYKHGLDAVIVQDFGLAEFIKINFPGLELHGSTQMTVANHIEANYLKSIGFERVVLPRELTFEEIKEIREKSDIELEIFVSGALCISYSGNCYMSSFIGGRSGNRGMCAQPCRKKYTSDGNDEGYTLSPKDQLYGYDEIQKLKEIGIDSIKLEGRMKEPNYVFQTVNYYKELIDGNNIEEKSSQIFNRGYSTGYFYKDRKDIMNKSFASHLGKNLGEFNGKELKLKEKIILGDGITFLSKDYEKIGGTYINKIDTRFERSKREANIGETLILRDIPKETKYIYRNYSKEISDLIESKMKTTDKKHVIDIEFKGKIGERAKVIVSTLNNRFELIKVSLESEETIEKAKNKGTSQDVISEKLLEIGDTTFVGFIKNIEIDENIFLPISTLKQLKRDAVKLLLEKLILSYRKESCNELVKLSKKEVSEKSSILSAIVSTDEQKNILISYGIDKIYFKGYDVAREENLEKIDLSNKMASNLYQALENKNTQITLGWNLNISNRYAFDHFSNIEKIDTIIVSPEISYRRLEEMGETKIKKAILAYGRPRAMYTELSLGDEEVKVIENEQGDKFTIIKNSIGNSEIYLEKPLNILKDRKYLEKIGISELVLEFTTETPEEIKDILDGKGMYKPYNYEKGVF
- a CDS encoding phosphatidylglycerophosphatase A family protein yields the protein MNRKVVKNLATVFGLGEMPVAPGTFGTLGGIPIYVGLVLLKKIFPNNMIYNSFYFMFLMTFFAISVYICDIAEREIFKEKDPQKVVIDEVLGFLTTLFLINPVGIFQTIMAIIIGFVIFRFFDITKIGPIYKSQFFGNGVGVVLDDFLAGVIGNFLMVCIWTIFF
- a CDS encoding CinA family nicotinamide mononucleotide deamidase-related protein, whose amino-acid sequence is MRCTLILVGTELLNGATLDTNSVFMAEELNKVGIKIDFKLTVGDSLEKIEKALVFAKQTSDLVILSGGLGATDDDLTKEAIRKFLNKKFIIDDGELEELKEKFKKLNIQFLDKNHKEVEKPEGAISIKNDVGMAPAFYIDGIAAFPGVPRELYNMFPKFLKFYTEKFCVDLDPIYIKDIIVSGIPESILEEKIKEYFIDPNIEYEFLVKDYGIIVRMQTSNRHKITVEKIKEKIYNSIGKYILGEDKEKIEDKIFNILKKKNYSLSVAESCTGGMLSSTFVTIPGISEYFQEGIITYSNESKVSRLKVDKNLIEKYGAVSKEVAEKMVNGLTTDVGISTTGVAGPGGGTQEKPVGLVYIGVKVKEKIVSFKFNFTGDREKIRKKAVLHSLFELYKILEEDE
- a CDS encoding helix-turn-helix domain-containing protein; protein product: MSIGERIKKSRNEKSLSLRELATMVDLSASFLSQIEQGKASPSIENLKKIANSLDVRVSYLIEDEEVKKNSDLIRAKERKYVESVDSNTTISLLTSSNIEKSMEPILYEIGPGGESGRSYYTHHGEEFIFILEGSLDIYIEETVHSLHEGDSFYFKSSQKHRFKNNSDKRARALWVVNPPTF
- a CDS encoding DegV family EDD domain-containing protein, producing MNIEVKVLNSTRLTKLLIAASRWLSKYSDVLNDLNVYPVPDGDTGTNMSMTLQAVENELIKLNHEPDMEELADIVSEAILLGARGNSGTILSQIIQGFLEGVRTKEEVTVDDVKIAFRLAKEKAYKAVSEPVEGTMLTVIRRVAEEAEIYNGPSDDFIPFLVYLKEAAKEAVEETPNQLPKLKEAGVVDAGGQGIFYILEGFEKSITDPEMLHDLERIVQSQAKRKDIMEHSGNHVFEDIKFKYCTEFVIESGDFDLDDYKSKIVNFGDSMVCAQTSKKTKTHIHTNNPGAVLEIAGKLGNLSNIKIDNMEIQHKNMLLADAEQYKLDKKGKVLVQNENSKPIAYFAIVDNMELGNLFLDNGATAVLIGGQTQNPSVADIEEGINKIKADKIVILPNNKNIISSAKMAAERSSKEVTVLETKTMLEGEYVVKNKDFGMDEILKQLPFNTSIEITQAVRDTKVDDLLISQGDYIALINGKIKLRAATLEEIIENTYKECVNSETLNIFACIGKGSTEEANKILKGIKSTVKYSDLVIGQENYPYYIYITNRNPELPEIAIVTDSTSDLTPDMIKGLDVDIIPLKIKLAGDTYYRDGVDISKGEFWKQLLKENIVPKTSQPSPAEFKELYEKLLEKGYKKIISIHISSKLSGTQQAARVARGMLNKEDDIAIVDSKVVTFALAHIVLEAAKMVKEGKSFDEIIEWIDETKSKMKVYFVVKELSYLEKGGRIGRASSVIGGFLKIKPVLKLENGEVCIEAKALGERGALSYMEKLIKNEKNSIIMYTGWGGTRSELEAADQLRSIAEKTKKLDYRGRMEIGATIASHTGPVYGMGILNKIR